The following DNA comes from Quercus robur chromosome 1, dhQueRobu3.1, whole genome shotgun sequence.
CAATAACAGATATCCCAATGGAACTGATTATTCCTCTTGGTCCATTCTTATCAGCATTCTTGGTTTCCTCTGTCTAGAATTAGAAATTCACAGGAAACAGTAGGATTTAGTTACAGTTATATGAATAAATGCTAAGTCATCAGCAGAAAGAAAAGTGCCAAAACTCAAAGAATTGGGACTAAGAATGGCATAAATTCCAGATACCTTGTTTAAGATTCTGTTTATCTGAAATAAATTAACTGAAATAGTTTATAAGCAAGTACAACTGAAAATAAGCACCTGATTTCATGAGTTTGGATTTGCATTACAAGAATGACTAGCCATActtgaaaaactaaaaacatctGATTCCAGAGATTTTGTTATTAACAAACTGTTCATTTTATTGAGTAGGGTCATGGGGTCACCtaataaaacttttgaaacttctcAGACATGTCAAGATCGACACTTTTCTTTCTGCTTCTGAAGGCAGTGATTTTATTTGAAGGGATGAAGAGAACAGTGCAATTTACCATATGAGCAGAGGCATCATACCCAGTTAGGGTATATTGACTCATTAGAAGTCCCAGAACAAATATGTATACTTTACTGTTGATTCCCTCACCATTATCAGTGTTGAAGTGAGTGAAAACAAACTTGGCACTAGCCCTCTCCGTTGCGACAGAGGGAATGAGAATCATAAGAACGAAGACACCTGAGGATGCCAAGAAGCATTAGAGATCCAAGAAGGAGATTTCCATGAGCAATACCATGGGAAAACTTGAAAAGGAGAAATGGTAAGGAAACTCTTCATACCTACTAGGTTCCATGCAGCAGCTACTTGCCCAAATAAAGATAACCACGTGATAGGAAGACTGTTGATAATAGCATGTAGGAGTAAAATTGCCCCATGAAATCCAATAACAGCATATTTGGATGCCTCATATCCCCCTCCATTGTTTCCACCTGTGCTAAGTAGAATTATCACTGAAATCAGCTGTGCAAGTGAGTAATCTATACTTGTTGTGACAGCCCACTGCAAATGAAAAGGTATCCAAATCAGTTAAGAGTTCATAACAGATTATATCACATCCAAGACAAGCTTGACCTCCTAGTGGATTTTGAAGAACTTGAAACTCCAGGACAAACGATGCTCAGTAATACCTGACCAACAATGTTGAACctgcataaacataaaaatcatTTACTGTGCATCAGAAGATGTGATTGCAGCAATTCCAAATTCCCTGTATCTTATGATTGGCTTGACCAGCTGGTTCAACAATATACCTAAAATTTTAGGCTTAGTGGCAACAAGAAAACAACACTGaccatctcttttttttaaaaacgtATGACACTTACTAATGACTTTTCACTCATTGTTCAACTTATGACAGACAGTGCATATTGTAACAAGCACTATAATTACAGGTtgtgaaaaaaagagaaatagcaAACAACTAGTGTTGAGCACATTTTAAAGTTGGCTCAATCACCTTAGATCAATTTAGTTTCTttcattataaattaaattccCTGCATGGGAAGTTGGCACCTTTTTCACAGCCCGAAGGAAAAAAACTAGAGTGgcaaccaaagaagaaaaacccaGCATATTTTAAGAAATTGGGAAGTTATGAAGGACAAAGACTTTAAGCTCATATGGGAATTAATGCCGTGGTCTACTATGATTGAAGCTTTAGAATTGACAGCCCCTAGGAATTGATTCCCTGATAATTGAACTAAACGCCCCTTGAGGTTATAATCAGAATCAGATGCCTGTTTCTTAAGACAGCTAATGCAAATCAAATCCTGAGAATGCTTGCTGATGATTGCAGGTGGTTTACGATGACCTTCCGCCCAGAGACTTGCATCATGCTTACCGGGAGTGTAACAAATATGCACACCTGTTGACAAAGAAAGGGAGTCTACACTCTAAAGATAGAGCCTTTTGTGGTTTACCATTTCCCCATGAGGACAATAGTCCATTGTTGGCTTCTCACATTTCAAATATGTACCCCAATTGTACATTCTTTCATTGATCTAATCCTAGATCCTTTTCTACCCACTTCCTCTAAAACCCCAATAAAAAGTCAACCACTACCTTATTCTAAGTATTGCAGATCTCATGAATTCCAAGCACAACTTGAATTCCTCAACAAACATAGAAATAtacagcagcaacaacaacaacaattataCTAAAGCTTAGACCGAAATCAAAGCACTTATTATGTCAACTAAACAGTGGTGAACAAAGCAATTAAGGTGTCAAACCaatttatcttttttcattcttcttgTGATTACTGCAATTCAAACCAGCAAAGTAAGTAACTTTCTAAGAAAATGATTACCAGCCAGTTATCCATGAGGCAAAGGGTGCCCATCCTGGGCCAGCAAGCTTTGCACTCCAATAGTAGAGACCACCAGAGGTTGGGTAAGAGGAACAAATCTCACTCATAGACAACCCAACAATCATGGTGAACGCACCAGCTATTAACCATCCATAAGCTAAAGAAACTGGCCCACCATAGGTTAGCCCAGTGTTGTAAAGTGTGGTTACACCAGTAAGCACAGAgattatagaaaatgaaaacgCAAAGTTCGAAACCACCCTGCAATTCCcaataaccaaacccataaacctcAATGACCCACTTCAAGTTTTGCTATGAATTGAGTATCAAAGagcaaaacaaagcaaaagaatGAGAAACAAGAAATGGGTTGTTGAGAAAATTTACGATAGATCACGCTTGAGCTCTTGTTTGTAGCCAAGCTCATGAAGCCTGGCATGTCCTGAATCAACAGAAACGCTGCCGTTTTCAATACCAGAAACCATCTTCTCACAGCAGAGAAGAGAAGAGTCAGATATAGAAAGAGGAAGCAAAAGATTGAGTTTTTGGTTGTTTCAGCCAAATATTCAATCTCTTTCCTTCCTTCTTGGAGTctcgctttctctctctcaatctgtATCTGATAGACTGATACTACAACTCTGATCTTTTTGTACTAATTTCAATGGTGTGTGAGAGAGAAGCAAAATCAAACGTGTGGAATAAAGaaatgtatgtgtatatatatatatatatatatggcactGTAGCGACTATAAGCACAATTCAATGGTCAAACAGAGCCGCCAATAATATACTCAAAGTTGGAATCTTTgattcagcaaaaaagaaaggTTGGAATCTTTGATAGCTGGAGAAGAAGGTGGTGGTGACTGGTGAATGACTATATACgtgctttgctttgctttgaaCTTCGCAAATGTATTTTGATGATTTCCTGAATTTTCGTATCTAAATTTAAATGTAGGCATGTTGACCTTTCTTAAttattatagtatatatatatatatatatattttttttttttttcgagaaacAATTATTATAGTCTATAAATGTACAGCTAGTTCTCCTATATAA
Coding sequences within:
- the LOC126716831 gene encoding amino-acid permease BAT1 homolog isoform X3, which encodes MVSGIENGSVSVDSGHARLHELGYKQELKRDLSVVSNFAFSFSIISVLTGVTTLYNTGLTYGGPVSLAYGWLIAGAFTMIVGLSMSEICSSYPTSGGLYYWSAKLAGPGWAPFASWITGWFNIVGQWAVTTSIDYSLAQLISVIILLSTGGNNGGGYEASKYAVIGFHGAILLLHAIINSLPITWLSLFGQVAAAWNLVGVFVLMILIPSVATERASAKFVFTHFNTDNGEGINSKVYIFVLGLLMSQYTLTGYDASAHMTEETKNADKNGPRGIISSIGISVIVGWGYILGITFAVTNISELLDEKNDAGGYAIAEIFYQVFKSRYGTGVGGIICLGVVAVAIFFCGMSSVTSNSRMAYAFSRDGAMPFSSVWHKVNNQEVPINAVWLSALISFCMALTSLGSSVAFQAMVSIATIGLYIAYALPIFFRVTLARKSFIPGPFNLGRYGILVGWIAVLWVATISVLFSLPVSYPITNETLNYTPVAVGCLFILVITSWIFGARHWFRGPISNIDA